In Desulfosporosinus sp. Sb-LF, the following are encoded in one genomic region:
- the mreB gene encoding rod shape-determining protein MreB: MFGIELGIDLGTASVLVYAKGKGIVLHEPSVIAFDRNTNKRIAVGEEARLMIGRTPGNIVAVRPMRDGVIADYQTTELMLKYFLEKAGAKRWPFFKTRVVVCIPSGVTEVEQRAVKQAAYQAGARDVKVVEEPYAAALGAGLDIFGPNGNLVVDIGGGTTDIAVLSLNGIVAKRSLRVGGDKFDEAISRYIRREHNLMIGERTAEEIKMAVGSAIPEGRPSAEIDIRGRDLITGLPKTIKVNSQECYVALEESVEAIVVGVKEVLERTPPELSSDILDKGIVMTGGGALMYGFDIRLSRETGLPVSLAEDPISCVALGTGKVLDAGF, from the coding sequence ATGTTTGGAATTGAATTAGGAATAGATTTGGGTACAGCAAGTGTCTTGGTTTATGCCAAAGGAAAGGGAATTGTGTTACATGAGCCCTCTGTTATTGCGTTTGATCGCAATACAAATAAACGAATTGCTGTGGGAGAAGAAGCAAGGTTAATGATTGGCAGGACTCCGGGGAATATCGTGGCTGTGCGCCCGATGCGTGATGGAGTAATCGCGGATTATCAGACCACAGAACTAATGCTTAAATATTTTCTTGAGAAAGCAGGTGCTAAGCGCTGGCCCTTTTTCAAAACGCGTGTCGTAGTTTGTATTCCGTCCGGAGTAACAGAAGTTGAACAACGGGCAGTTAAACAGGCGGCTTATCAGGCAGGAGCTAGGGATGTCAAGGTAGTAGAAGAACCGTATGCTGCGGCACTCGGGGCAGGACTGGATATTTTTGGGCCGAATGGAAATCTCGTCGTAGATATTGGTGGGGGAACAACGGATATTGCAGTCCTCTCGCTAAATGGTATAGTGGCAAAACGAAGTCTTCGGGTAGGCGGGGATAAATTTGATGAGGCGATTAGTAGATATATTCGACGGGAGCATAATCTCATGATTGGAGAACGTACCGCTGAAGAAATTAAGATGGCAGTCGGTTCGGCAATTCCAGAGGGCCGTCCATCAGCGGAGATAGATATACGCGGGCGTGATTTGATTACAGGCTTGCCCAAAACTATCAAGGTCAATTCTCAAGAGTGTTATGTTGCGCTTGAGGAATCCGTTGAGGCGATCGTCGTTGGAGTTAAAGAAGTTCTCGAAAGAACTCCACCAGAATTATCCTCTGACATACTCGACAAAGGAATTGTTATGACAGGAGGGGGCGCTTTAATGTACGGCTTTGACATTCGTCTGTCTCGCGAGACAGGTTTACCGGTTAGTCTAGCCGAGGATCCGATTTCTTGCGTGGCTCTTGGTACGGGTAAGGTATTGGATGCTGGTTTTTAG
- the spoIIID gene encoding sporulation transcriptional regulator SpoIIID: protein MQEYIRKRVLDIGTYILESSATVRQTADVFGVSKSTVHKDVTERLPLVNEKLSMEVKHILETNKAERHIRGGEATRKKYQEN from the coding sequence GTGCAAGAATATATACGAAAACGGGTGCTTGATATTGGGACTTACATTTTGGAATCGAGTGCAACGGTCCGGCAAACGGCTGATGTTTTCGGTGTTAGCAAGAGTACTGTACATAAAGATGTAACGGAACGCTTACCCTTGGTCAATGAGAAGCTATCCATGGAAGTAAAGCATATTTTGGAGACTAACAAGGCAGAACGACATATTCGGGGAGGAGAGGCAACTCGGAAAAAATACCAGGAAAATTAG
- a CDS encoding M23 family metallopeptidase has protein sequence MNIRKWDKSWILVWTSSFLVGGLILCIGYQSVLYESAQEKVQTVETVRTVSAKVPVSVQGETRDGKKTELSTQTEEQTIADNMSQGSSEEKKLSLKADLVESELSIKDFPSPVKGKVFRGIGNYYFEVLDNYLFHGGMDYAEPEGTIIRATHGGKVIFAGQDPILGQKVTLDCGGGWLVTYGGLDNLSVNNGETIETLERIGQVGFFPGAEGLSDQPQLHYEVWHGDKVQGLELKN, from the coding sequence ATGAACATACGAAAATGGGATAAAAGCTGGATTTTAGTTTGGACGAGTTCCTTTTTAGTAGGAGGGTTAATCCTTTGCATTGGGTATCAAAGTGTCTTATACGAGTCTGCCCAAGAGAAAGTTCAAACAGTGGAAACAGTGCGAACGGTTTCAGCAAAAGTGCCAGTGAGTGTACAAGGAGAAACGAGGGACGGAAAAAAAACCGAGCTTTCGACACAGACAGAAGAACAGACAATTGCTGACAATATGAGTCAAGGTAGCAGTGAAGAAAAGAAATTATCACTCAAGGCGGACTTAGTCGAATCAGAATTGTCTATTAAAGACTTTCCCAGCCCGGTGAAGGGGAAGGTATTTCGGGGCATAGGAAATTATTATTTCGAAGTCCTTGATAACTATCTTTTTCATGGGGGAATGGATTACGCTGAACCGGAAGGAACGATAATCAGAGCTACTCACGGAGGAAAAGTTATTTTTGCGGGGCAGGATCCCATTCTAGGGCAGAAGGTGACCCTAGACTGTGGCGGTGGATGGCTGGTCACGTACGGAGGTTTAGATAACCTCAGTGTCAACAATGGTGAGACAATAGAGACCTTGGAAAGGATCGGACAAGTCGGATTTTTTCCTGGAGCAGAGGGGTTAAGCGATCAACCCCAACTTCATTACGAGGTTTGGCATGGTGACAAGGTACAGGGGCTAGAACTTAAAAACTAA
- the spoIID gene encoding stage II sporulation protein D — MKKEWVWLIVLSISIALIIPWSVLRWQKEKVMSEDVQIRVLMPNGEVKKFPLEDYLLGVVAAEMPAEFEVEALKAQAIAARTYAARRLSLGNLQEGGYDVDTTVQTQAWFSEAQMRNNWGWLNYWRYRGKIQKAVTETYGKVLVTNGEYIEAYYHSSSGRKPTERSEEVWSSPRPYLLNVSSGEENLQRYIKSVSFTPQEIYKKLGIVRPASSFTLGDFMILERTAVGRAKNVRVLGNVYPATQLRKLLGLSSTDIEWVVQPEHITITTYGNGHAVGMSQWGANDLAKGNKKVEEILDHYYPGTKLMLLGHKQ; from the coding sequence ATGAAAAAAGAGTGGGTATGGCTCATTGTGTTATCCATTAGTATTGCTTTGATAATTCCATGGAGCGTTTTGCGTTGGCAAAAGGAGAAGGTCATGAGTGAAGATGTGCAAATCCGTGTTCTGATGCCAAATGGGGAAGTTAAGAAGTTTCCACTTGAAGACTATTTGTTGGGGGTTGTGGCAGCTGAAATGCCAGCAGAATTCGAGGTGGAGGCCCTAAAGGCTCAGGCTATAGCTGCACGGACCTATGCAGCTAGACGATTAAGTTTAGGTAATTTGCAAGAGGGCGGATATGATGTGGATACTACCGTGCAAACGCAGGCTTGGTTTTCTGAGGCGCAAATGAGGAACAATTGGGGATGGCTAAATTACTGGCGTTATCGAGGAAAGATACAAAAGGCCGTGACAGAAACATACGGGAAGGTCCTTGTGACCAACGGGGAATATATTGAGGCATATTACCATAGTAGTAGCGGAAGAAAGCCAACAGAGCGGTCAGAGGAAGTGTGGAGTTCTCCTCGTCCATATTTGCTAAACGTAAGTTCGGGCGAAGAAAACTTACAACGCTATATTAAAAGCGTTTCATTTACTCCTCAAGAGATCTATAAAAAGTTGGGGATCGTGAGACCAGCGAGTTCATTTACATTAGGGGATTTTATGATTTTAGAAAGAACCGCGGTGGGAAGGGCCAAGAATGTTCGAGTGCTGGGCAATGTGTATCCTGCAACTCAACTGCGAAAATTGCTAGGACTTTCTTCAACGGATATCGAATGGGTAGTCCAACCGGAGCACATTACTATAACGACGTATGGTAATGGGCATGCTGTAGGAATGTCGCAATGGGGAGCCAATGATTTGGCAAAAGGGAATAAGAAAGTGGAAGAGATTCTTGATCATTATTACCCAGGCACGAAGCTTATGTTGTTGGGGCATAAGCAATAA
- the murA gene encoding UDP-N-acetylglucosamine 1-carboxyvinyltransferase has protein sequence MSKLSITGGKALEGTITVSGAKNAVLPIIAASLLCAEPVQLDDAPDLLDVNVMNQVISALGATVERSGSTLKIHAREIDSIEAPYDLVSQMRASIVTMGPLLARKGHVRICHPGGCAIGSRPINWHLKGLEALGAEVKMDHGFLDVSSKGLKGARIYLDYPSVGATENIMMAAAMAQGTTLIENAAQEPEIVDLATFLNEMGGKVRGAGTSIIHIEGVREFHGTTHTVIPDRIEAGSYLLMVAATGGDVLVQNIIADHLKPLIAKMEEAGIHMVEEGDGIRIRRDGAYNAVDIKTQVHPGFPTDLQAPFMAFLTRSGGTGLITETVFENRFMHVDELKRMGADIKIEGRSAIVHGIQQLNAAPVTATDLRAGAALILAALTAEGTTDIRGIHHIDRGYEKVEEKLSRLGANIVRGD, from the coding sequence TTGAGTAAGCTTTCAATTACAGGTGGAAAAGCACTGGAAGGGACGATCACAGTAAGTGGGGCAAAGAATGCCGTACTTCCCATTATAGCGGCAAGTTTGCTATGTGCCGAACCCGTTCAACTAGATGACGCTCCAGATCTATTGGATGTCAATGTGATGAATCAGGTTATTTCGGCTTTGGGTGCAACGGTTGAGCGTAGCGGTTCAACTCTAAAAATCCATGCCCGTGAGATAGATAGTATTGAGGCTCCGTATGACCTTGTTTCTCAGATGAGAGCGTCGATTGTCACAATGGGACCGTTACTGGCCCGCAAGGGACATGTTCGTATTTGCCATCCAGGGGGATGTGCCATAGGTTCGCGTCCCATTAATTGGCATTTGAAGGGTTTGGAAGCCTTAGGGGCCGAAGTCAAAATGGATCATGGATTTTTAGATGTATCCTCAAAGGGTCTAAAGGGAGCCCGAATATACCTCGATTATCCAAGTGTTGGAGCCACAGAAAATATAATGATGGCTGCTGCAATGGCCCAAGGGACTACGCTCATAGAAAATGCAGCCCAAGAGCCAGAAATTGTCGACCTGGCAACCTTTCTGAACGAGATGGGAGGAAAAGTGCGTGGCGCGGGCACAAGCATTATTCATATTGAAGGAGTTCGAGAGTTTCACGGCACCACTCACACTGTGATCCCAGATCGTATCGAGGCAGGAAGCTATTTACTAATGGTAGCAGCAACGGGCGGCGATGTCTTGGTTCAAAATATTATTGCCGACCATTTGAAACCCTTGATTGCCAAGATGGAAGAGGCTGGAATACACATGGTGGAAGAAGGGGACGGGATCCGCATTAGGAGAGATGGTGCCTATAATGCGGTGGATATCAAAACTCAGGTTCATCCTGGATTTCCTACGGATCTACAGGCACCCTTTATGGCGTTTCTCACACGATCGGGTGGCACCGGTTTAATCACAGAGACGGTCTTTGAAAACCGCTTTATGCACGTAGATGAGCTAAAACGCATGGGAGCGGACATCAAGATTGAAGGACGGAGTGCCATAGTTCATGGGATACAGCAACTTAATGCGGCTCCTGTAACAGCGACAGACTTACGAGCTGGAGCCGCTTTAATACTAGCGGCATTGACAGCTGAGGGGACAACGGATATTCGAGGGATTCATCACATAGATCGTGGTTATGAGAAGGTGGAGGAGAAACTTTCTCGCTTAGGGGCTAATATAGTTCGCGGTGATTAG
- a CDS encoding F0F1 ATP synthase subunit epsilon — protein sequence MAGTFALRIVSPVGDVLNEDVEFVVLPGGSGELGILPNHAPLIAALDVGVARYTLNGGTIKRVAIAGGFVEVADNSATVLAESAELGEEVDLTRAVKAKERATNRLTSRSNEIDVRRAEYALRKATARISAAEK from the coding sequence ATGGCAGGAACATTCGCACTGCGCATTGTCTCTCCTGTGGGTGACGTACTAAACGAAGATGTTGAGTTTGTTGTACTTCCCGGCGGGTCAGGTGAATTAGGGATATTGCCGAACCACGCACCCTTGATTGCGGCACTTGATGTTGGCGTAGCACGATATACCCTAAACGGCGGCACTATTAAACGAGTGGCGATTGCGGGAGGGTTTGTCGAAGTCGCTGATAACTCTGCGACAGTTCTTGCAGAAAGTGCTGAGTTAGGTGAAGAAGTCGATCTTACTCGTGCAGTAAAGGCTAAAGAACGAGCTACAAATCGTTTGACATCACGTTCTAATGAAATTGACGTGCGACGTGCCGAGTATGCTTTGCGAAAAGCAACGGCCCGTATAAGTGCTGCAGAAAAATAG
- the atpD gene encoding F0F1 ATP synthase subunit beta, translated as MKNGKVLQVLGPVVDVVFAPDELPAIYTALQVKVPEQKLNITLEVAQHLGNDTVRTVAMSSTDGLQRGTDVINTGAPITVPVGSPTLGRMVSVLGEPIDNAGDINSDTSYPIHRPAPAFEDQEPSTRILETGIKVIDLLAPYSKGGKIGLFGGAGVGKTVLIMELINNIAKQHGGISVFAGVGERTREGNDLYHEMKESGVIDKTAMVFGQMNEPPGARLRVGLTGLTMAEYFRDEQGQDVLLFIDNIFRFTQAGSEVSALLGRMPSAVGYQPTLATEMGQLQERITSTRKGSITSVQAIYVPADDLTDPAPATAFAHLDATTVLSRAITEIGIYPAVDPLDSTSRILSPLVLGEEHYGVAREVQQILQKYKELQDIIAILGMDELSEEEKIVVARARKIQRFLSQPFFVAEVFTGSPGKYVPLKDTIRSFKEILDGKYDHISEAAFLMVGSIEEVVEKAKKMEA; from the coding sequence GTGAAAAACGGCAAGGTTTTGCAAGTTTTGGGACCGGTAGTTGACGTTGTGTTTGCGCCCGACGAACTGCCGGCTATATATACCGCCCTTCAGGTTAAGGTTCCGGAGCAGAAGCTTAACATAACTTTAGAAGTAGCTCAACATCTCGGAAACGACACCGTACGTACTGTAGCAATGTCTTCAACGGATGGTTTGCAACGAGGAACTGACGTAATTAACACTGGTGCCCCAATTACAGTCCCCGTCGGATCGCCGACCCTAGGGCGGATGGTTAGCGTCTTAGGTGAGCCTATTGATAATGCTGGAGACATTAACTCCGATACCAGTTATCCGATTCACCGTCCGGCTCCGGCCTTTGAAGATCAAGAGCCATCTACCCGTATTTTGGAGACTGGTATCAAAGTTATCGACTTACTGGCTCCGTATTCTAAGGGTGGAAAGATCGGACTCTTCGGCGGTGCAGGTGTTGGTAAGACAGTTTTAATTATGGAACTTATTAACAATATTGCTAAACAACACGGTGGTATTTCTGTATTCGCCGGTGTTGGTGAGCGGACTCGAGAAGGAAATGACCTTTACCACGAAATGAAAGAGTCTGGCGTTATCGATAAGACCGCCATGGTGTTCGGTCAAATGAACGAACCACCCGGAGCTCGTCTTCGTGTGGGCTTGACAGGTCTGACTATGGCGGAATACTTCCGTGATGAACAAGGTCAAGACGTGTTGCTCTTTATCGACAACATTTTCCGATTCACTCAAGCTGGATCTGAGGTTTCGGCTTTGCTCGGTCGGATGCCTTCGGCCGTAGGTTATCAGCCAACGCTGGCAACTGAGATGGGTCAATTGCAAGAGCGGATTACATCCACACGTAAGGGATCTATTACATCTGTGCAAGCTATCTACGTGCCTGCTGATGACTTGACAGACCCCGCTCCGGCAACAGCTTTCGCCCACTTAGATGCTACAACGGTTTTGTCGCGAGCCATTACTGAAATCGGGATCTACCCTGCTGTGGACCCCTTGGACTCAACTTCACGGATTCTTTCACCTTTGGTGCTTGGTGAAGAGCATTATGGTGTTGCGCGTGAAGTTCAGCAAATTCTTCAAAAGTACAAAGAATTGCAGGATATCATTGCTATTCTAGGTATGGATGAGCTTTCTGAAGAAGAAAAAATTGTCGTTGCTCGAGCTCGTAAGATCCAACGTTTCTTGTCCCAGCCATTCTTTGTTGCCGAAGTATTTACGGGTTCACCTGGAAAGTATGTGCCCTTAAAAGATACAATTCGTAGCTTTAAAGAAATTTTGGATGGGAAATACGATCACATTTCTGAAGCTGCCTTCCTAATGGTGGGCTCAATTGAAGAAGTAGTTGAAAAAGCCAAGAAAATGGAGGCGTAA
- the atpG gene encoding ATP synthase F1 subunit gamma: protein MAGVRDIRRRIRSVRNMQQITKAMKMVSAAKLRKAQQKLNAARPYAHQLQGVLERLAQAPVDTVHPLLIKRPVEKVVYVVITSDRGLCGGYNANLIRKTAGLIAETSQNVKLVTVGRKGRDFFRRGKIEFLAEFVALGDEPSYNQAKEIAQEVVRLYEQGEADEVYLMYTEFVSAINARPTQIKLLPIEKPEGKQGKQYIFEPSPDEILASLLPKYVETQIFRSILEGKASEQGARMTAMSSATDNAKDMIDRLSLVMNRARQAAITKEISEIVGGAAALN from the coding sequence GTGGCAGGAGTACGCGATATTCGTCGCCGGATCCGCAGCGTCCGCAACATGCAGCAGATCACTAAGGCGATGAAAATGGTTTCCGCGGCCAAACTCAGGAAAGCCCAACAAAAACTTAACGCTGCCCGCCCCTATGCCCACCAATTGCAGGGGGTTCTAGAACGCCTAGCCCAGGCTCCAGTGGATACAGTTCACCCGCTCTTGATCAAGCGGCCTGTGGAAAAGGTGGTTTATGTGGTGATAACGTCAGACCGCGGTCTCTGCGGAGGGTACAATGCGAACCTCATTCGGAAGACCGCTGGCTTGATTGCCGAAACGTCGCAAAACGTTAAGTTGGTAACGGTGGGCCGCAAGGGTCGGGATTTCTTCCGACGCGGTAAAATTGAGTTTTTGGCTGAGTTTGTAGCGCTTGGGGATGAACCAAGTTATAATCAAGCGAAAGAAATAGCCCAGGAAGTGGTACGACTTTATGAGCAGGGCGAAGCGGATGAGGTTTATCTCATGTATACTGAATTCGTAAGCGCAATTAACGCGAGACCCACGCAAATCAAACTACTTCCGATCGAAAAGCCGGAAGGCAAACAAGGTAAACAATATATTTTTGAGCCGTCGCCTGATGAGATCCTTGCAAGTCTGTTACCGAAGTATGTTGAGACACAGATCTTCCGGTCTATTCTTGAAGGAAAAGCAAGCGAGCAAGGGGCTAGGATGACAGCCATGAGTTCCGCAACAGATAACGCCAAGGATATGATTGACCGATTGTCGCTGGTTATGAACAGAGCCCGACAGGCGGCGATTACCAAGGAAATATCTGAAATTGTCGGTGGAGCAGCTGCCTTAAATTAA
- the atpA gene encoding F0F1 ATP synthase subunit alpha, which translates to MNLRPEEISSIIKQQIEGYESAVDIVDVGTVIQVGDGIARVYGLEKAMAGELLEFPGQVYGMAMNLEEDNIGCVVLGPFTGIKEGDQVKRTGRIVEVPVGEALIGRVVNALGQPIDGKGEIVTDKFRPIESPASGVIARKSVNEPMLTGLKSIDAMVPIGRGQRELIIGDRQTGKTAVAIDTIINQKGQDMICIYVAVGQKASTVASVVQKLEENDAMKYTIIVCATASEPSPMVFIAPYAGAAMGEEFMYNGKHVLIIYDDLSKQAVAYRELSLLLKRPPGREAYPGDVFYLHSRLLERAAKLSDALGGGSMTALPIIETQAGDVSAYIPTNVISITDGQIFLEADLFNAGFRPAINVGLSVSRVGGSAQIKAMKQVAGQLRLDLASYRELAAFAQFGSDLDKVTQLRLARGKRTMEILKQNQYATMPVEEEVIVIYAAVKGFTDDIDVEKIGKFEQEYLRFMRSVKADLLAKIRTEKALSNDMIADLEKAINEFKQGFVA; encoded by the coding sequence ATGAACTTGCGTCCAGAAGAAATTAGTTCCATTATCAAACAGCAAATTGAGGGCTATGAATCAGCTGTCGATATCGTAGATGTCGGGACAGTTATCCAGGTTGGAGACGGTATTGCCCGTGTTTATGGTTTAGAAAAGGCTATGGCTGGTGAACTTTTAGAGTTTCCAGGACAAGTTTACGGCATGGCTATGAACCTTGAAGAAGACAATATTGGTTGCGTTGTTCTTGGACCCTTTACTGGTATTAAAGAAGGCGACCAAGTTAAGAGAACAGGACGGATCGTGGAAGTTCCTGTCGGCGAGGCTTTGATTGGCCGCGTTGTTAATGCTCTTGGTCAACCCATTGATGGAAAAGGGGAGATCGTGACCGATAAGTTCCGTCCGATTGAATCCCCAGCATCAGGTGTTATTGCGCGTAAATCCGTAAATGAACCTATGTTAACTGGTCTTAAATCTATTGATGCTATGGTTCCTATTGGTCGTGGTCAGCGGGAATTAATTATTGGTGACCGCCAAACTGGTAAAACTGCCGTTGCTATCGATACGATTATTAACCAAAAAGGTCAAGACATGATTTGTATTTACGTAGCTGTTGGGCAAAAAGCATCTACAGTCGCCAGCGTGGTTCAGAAATTAGAAGAAAACGATGCAATGAAATACACAATTATCGTATGCGCTACTGCTTCTGAGCCTTCACCAATGGTCTTTATCGCTCCTTATGCTGGTGCTGCTATGGGTGAAGAGTTCATGTATAACGGCAAGCATGTCCTGATCATTTACGATGACCTTTCCAAACAAGCGGTAGCTTACCGTGAACTTTCCCTGCTCCTTAAACGCCCACCGGGACGTGAAGCATACCCTGGAGACGTTTTTTATCTCCACTCTCGTTTGTTGGAGCGTGCAGCAAAGTTGTCTGATGCACTTGGTGGAGGTTCGATGACAGCACTTCCGATTATTGAGACTCAAGCGGGTGACGTGTCGGCCTATATTCCTACAAACGTTATTTCCATTACTGATGGTCAGATCTTTTTGGAAGCAGACCTCTTTAACGCCGGCTTCCGGCCAGCAATTAACGTTGGTCTTTCAGTTTCCCGAGTAGGTGGTAGCGCGCAAATCAAAGCTATGAAACAGGTTGCAGGACAGCTTCGTTTGGACCTCGCCAGCTATCGTGAATTAGCAGCATTTGCTCAATTTGGATCTGACTTGGATAAAGTTACCCAATTACGTCTGGCCCGTGGAAAACGGACGATGGAAATTCTCAAACAAAATCAGTATGCAACAATGCCTGTTGAGGAAGAAGTTATCGTTATATATGCGGCGGTTAAAGGGTTTACTGATGATATTGATGTTGAGAAAATTGGGAAATTTGAACAAGAATACCTGCGCTTCATGCGCTCCGTGAAGGCCGACCTGTTGGCTAAAATTCGCACCGAGAAGGCGCTCTCCAACGATATGATCGCCGATCTGGAAAAAGCAATTAACGAATTCAAACAGGGGTTTGTGGCCTAG